CTTATGGGATAACTTGAAGGAGAGAAAAAATAATATTGGCGCAAACGGCATGTATCATGCCGAGCTTTTACCGCAGTAAAAGCGGTTTGCCTGCCAATAATATTATTTTTTTCTCCAACATATATTGCGCATGATATATCCAATATAACAATATAAAACGGTGGAATGATGTCAGTTACTTTAGGCAAGAAAAACATTGCTGTTGAAACAGTAAGAAGGCTGCTGTATCTAGTTCCAGAACTTCCTTCCTATGTTCAAATTGAAATTACGAATGACTGTAATCTGTCATGCAAAATGTGCCCGAGGGAAGTGCTGAATGTTAAATTTGTCAGCATGCCGCTCGAAAAATATAAATTATATATTGATAAAATTGCAGCAGTTGGTGTTGAACAGATTTCTTTAACAGGCTGGGGCGAACCATTAGTGCATCCACATTTGATTGAATGTTTAAGTTATGCAAAATCAAAAGGATTAATCACTAAATTTACGACGAATGGAGTTCTTATCAGGAAGGATGTTGTCGAGCCGATTATTGCTACGGGTGTTGATGAAATTACTTTTTCTATAGATTCTATTAATATGGATCCAAAAAATGACTGGGCGCATTTGAATAAAGTGGCTTTAAAAAGAATTGAGGATTTCATCAGGTTGCGAAAAGAGAAAAATCAGCAGAATCCTAAAATTATTCTGCAAACCATGCTCCAGAAAAATCATAGTGAAGATATATTTGACGTAATCAAATGGGCAGGAAAAACTGGCTGTGATGCAGTTAATCTTGGCAGATTAAACCTTAGTTTTGATCCAAACCTTGATCGGCCTAATCTGGAAGAAGAAAAGTTTATATTGGATAAAGCAGAATCACTAGGAACAGAATATAACATTCAGGTTGATTGTGTGCAAGGAGGGATGTTTTCAGGTATTGCGCGATTTGCTTACAAAAAATTAAAAAAATATTTGCATCGCGGTGGAAAAACATGCCTTAAAACTTATGATTATTGTTATATTAATGTTCATGGAAAAGTGACTCCTTGTTGCTTGCTCCCGAACACTGAAATGGGAGATTTAAATACAGGAGAGTTACATGATATATGGAATAATGATGCATTTAAATCATTCAGAGAACATGAAACAGCTTTTTGTGGAAGCTGTGATGTGATGAGAGTTGATATGCTTGAACAAAAGAAAGAGCAGCAAAATGCCCAAAAAGCAGTTGAAGAAGGAAAATTGTACGGTATCCGTCGTAGTTCCCACGTATAATGAACGTAAAAATATAGTTCTTTTAGTTGACGAGTTATCTCAAATTTACAATAAGCATTTGTATGCTTATTGTAAATTTGAGATAATTATTGTTGATGATAATTCCCCTGATGGTACTGGTAAAGTCATTGATGATTTAGCAAAAAAATATCAGGGTAAAAAATACCGTGTTATTGCTCTTCATCGTCAAGGAAAGCTAGGATTAGGAACTGCAGTTGTTGCAGGTTTTAAACAAGCAAAAGGCTCAATAGTTGGTGTTATGGACGCAGATCTAAGCCATCCTCCTGAAATTATTCCCAATATGATTGAACCCATTCTAAAAGGCAAAGCAGAACTTACGGTGGGAAGTAGGTACGTTCAAGGCGGCGGTGTAGAAGTCTGGCCTTGGCATAGAAAATTAATGAGCAGAATTGCAACATTGTTGGCAAGTCCTTTAACTAAAATCCATGATCCGATGTCTGGATTGTTTTTCATTAAAAAAGATCTTCTTAAAGGAATAGACTTAGGAACTGAAGGTTATAAGATAGGTTTAGAAATATTTGTAAAAACAAATTATAAAACTTTTGAAGAAGTGCCCTATCTCTTCAGGAATCGAGAATTTGGTCAAAGTAAGTTAAATACTAAAGAAAATATGCGTTATCTTCAGGAATTAGGCAGATTATATTGGTATAAACGGCTCCGGTGAAAATGTAGTTTTTGGCATCTCTTTGTGAGGTTCTTTAATTTCATAAGTGAGGATTTTTCAGAGTGCCAGAGAGAAAAATCCAATAAAATAAATCCATCAAAAGCCGAACTGATGCCAAAACCGAGGCTATGCCGAGATTTTCACCAGAGCCTATAAACTAAAAAGTATATAAATAAGTGATAATGAGACATATCTATGGATGTTAAGAAGAACATGAAAGAATGGTTTGCTATAGACAAGCATACATTGCTATTTATCTTAATCCTGCTTCTTTTTATTGGCTCAAATGCTTATTTTCTTAACAATCAATTTGCTTACAATGAGAGAAAACATGCGCAAGTGGCATTAGATGTTTTTTCAGAAGATAAAACTCATATAAATTATTTTTATGAATCAAGCGCTTCTCCTCATACTAGTTTCATTCCTATTGCTTTCATCAAAGGAATATTCAAAAATGATTTGGTAGTTGCCTCAAGAACCTATATATTTACTATAAGCATTTTATTTCTTATGATAGTGGTTCTTTTTGTGAGTAAAATACTTAACCCAAAAACTGCCCTTCTTGCAATGCTCTTACTAGCTGTTCATCCGATGTTTATGGTTTATGGGAAGTATGTTGTTGCTGATGTTCCTTTTGTATTTTTTGCAACACTTGCGTTAGTACTTTTCTATCTCGGTCGTGAACAGCAAAAAGACAAGCTTGTTTGGAAATACGATATCTTCGGAGTGCTTTGTTTAGGAATTGCATTTCTTATCAAGTACAATGCTATTATCCTTTATCCAATTATAGGCATATATCTTTTCATCCTTCTTAAATGTACCTGGTCAGATATAAGAACATGGAATAGAGAGAAACTATATCCTCTGATAAAAATATCATTGTTTTATGGGTTAATCTCTGTTGCCATGGTGCTTCCCATGATAATCTGGATAAAAACAAAATATGGCAGTCTTATTCCAGCAAAATGGCATGATTCATTATTTTATGAAGCATGGAAATATAGTATTCCCCAGTTTTCATCGTATTTGTTATGGTTGGGATTATTTGCTGGTGTAGTCTCATTATTTCTCTTGGTTGATCTTTATCACCGCATAGTCAAATTATCTTTTTTTAAGAGTGAGAAAAATAAGAAAAATCTTATCATTGCATTTATTGGTCTGCTGGTATTGCATTCAGTATTATTTTACGTTGTCCACACACAATTAAATCCTCTTGGTATCCGGGGGGAAATGAATCTTGGTTGGCTTGAGAAATATATCCCTGTAACTTATTTGACCATAGGATTTTATTTCATTCTTTTATTAGGGGAATTGTTATTTATTAATTTCCTTATGATAATAGTCCATGAGAAAAATAACTTTAATAGATTTCTCTCGTTATGGATCGTGGTGTCCATGGTTGTTATGTCATTTACAAGACCAGCAAATCGTTATATGATGATTATCTTTTTTCCCTTAGTAACCTATACAGCTCAGGTTGTTAATCGTTATTACCAAAAAAAATACAATGCCATCATCAATAAAAAGGTAGTTATAACCCTCGTTGTCCTGCACGTCATCATATTTCTTGCTCTTGGGGTGTTATCAAATATCTACCTGAGAAAATTAGGGATAGAAATGCTGCCTAAAGTAACAGTTTCTTTGGATGCTTTAAGTTAAATTATTTATTTAATAATTTATTTTCTAGAATTAATCATCTTAATAATAAATGCCATGCCTCTCCAATAGTGGATAAAGCGTTTAATAGTAAAATATTTTTTAAATAACTGAACCCATTTCTGAGGTGTCATAACATGAACATGTGTTTCATGCCATTGTCCTCCAAAGGTTCTCTCCCAAAACCACCAGAATGTTTTCTGAAACCAGGAATCAGTTGGCGATGACATAATAAAAATACCGTTTTTTTTCAAACACCGTTTTACTTCAGAGATTGCTTTTTCAGGTTCATCAATATGCTCGAAAATTTCCATGGCAACAATGACGTCAAAGTGATTATCTTTGAAAGGCATCTGATAAATGCTTCCTTGGTTAAAGGGAAAATCAATAGTCATGTCAGTTCGGATATCTAATCCTTGCGCATGAAATCCTTTTTTTGTAATAAACTTAACAAAACTGCCGTCTTCCATGCTGTCGCAGGGTCTTCCGCAGCCAATATCCAATAAAACAGGGTGATTATGTTCTTTGCTTTCTTTAATAAGATTATAAACAATTCCATAACGAGTATAATGGACATGTTCTCTCACTTTGTCAACAAAAGAAATAAAACGCAGTTTAAGAATGGTTAAAGGATAATTTACAATCACAGCCCAGGTTCCTTTAGATTCACCATAAACTCTATTTCTAAAAACAATAGGAATTTCCTTTATGCGTAATTTTCGTTGTCGTGCTCTAAATAATAACTCTGCGCCAATCGAATATTCTTTTGAAATAAGATAATTAAGATTTATTTTTTGAAGAGCAGATCTACGATAACACTTAAATCCTCCTGTATTATCCTTAACAGGAAGTCCTAAAAGAATTCGATTATAGATATTTGCGACAGAGCTGATAAAGCGATGAAACATAGTGCATCGCAGTTGTTTGCCGCCAGGAACATTTCTGCTTCCAACAACAATATCGCAGTTTTTTATAGCTTCAAGCATACGAGGAATATCTTTTGGATCATGGGAGAAATCAGCATCCATCTCAATAATACAATCAACATCCTGTTTAAGGCAAAATTTAAAGCCGTCAATCCCTGCAGAACCTCTTCCTCGTTTTTTCCGGTGAATAACAAAAATTCTTCCGGTATGTTTTTTTGCTAAGTCATCTGCAAGTTGCCCGGTGCCATCAGGACTGGAATCATCTACTATCACAATACCAAGGTGTTCATTCTGAGCAAGAATTTGAGGAACAATGTTCTCTATATTTTCGCGTTCATTATAGGTTGGCAGCATGACTAAGGTTCTTGCAGAAAAAACTGTTTGTTGTTTTCTTTTGGTAGAAATTATATCTTTAGTTTTTTTTACCGTTGTTGCCATCTATTTTTGGCAAAGGGGTATCATTTATAAATCTTGTTTCGGTATGGGCTTCACAGCCCATACTAGAACAAGATTTATAAAATAACTACTTATTCTAAGTAACGGGTGAGGTAGCGATAATCATGAGCAATATATTTACTAAAATCATACGTTCACGAGCGCCAGTCCGGCTGAGTTTTGGCGGTGGCGGAACAGATTTATCTCCATACACTGAAGAAAAAGGCGGAGCTGTCATTAGTACAACGATCAATAAATATGTCTATGGCACGTTGATTCCTAAACAAGATAAATCAATTAAAATAATCTCAACAGACTATAAAAAAACATATACTTTTGCAGATATTAACAACATTGAATATAATGGTGATTTGGATTTAATTAAGGCAGTGATCAAATTAATGAAGCCTGATTTTGGTTTTGAGCTTTTTTTAAGATCTGACGTTCCGCCAAATACAGGGCTTGGTTCATCAGGAAGCGTTGCAGTAGCAATGATTGGGTTGTTTAATCATCTCAGAACAAAGGATAAATTAAATAGTTATGAAATTGCTGAATTAGCATTTAAAGTTGAAAACGAAGAAATAAAAAACAAAGGCGGCAGGCAGGATCAATATGCTGCAGCATTTGGCGGGTTTAACTTTATAGAATTTAAAGGCAATAATTTTGTCAGAGTTTCACCAGTTAAAATTCCTCATCATTCATTGCTTGAATTGGAAAAACATATCGTGCTTGCTTTCGTAGGAAAAAGGCTGGCATCAGGTGGTATGCAGGAATTACTGATGAAAGAACAGCAATCGCATTTAAAAGAAGAAAAACAGCGTCATCTTGATGCGATTAAACAGGCAGCGTATGATATGTATCATGCATTAATGTCAGGAAAATTAGATGAGTTTGGAAGATTGCTAGCTAAAGGTTGGGAAGAAAAAAAACTGCTCACTCCTCAAGCCACAAATTCGCATATTGATGAATTATATGACGTAGGAATCAAACATGGCGCTTTAGGCGCAAAAATCACTGGTGCAGGTTCAGGCGGTTGCATGATGTTTTACTGCAAATCAAACACTGAACAGATTGTAGCAAATAAATTAGAAGAAGCAGGTGCAAAAGTCGTTGATTTCAGCTTTGAAACTTCAGGTTTGCAAACATGGGAATTAAATCGTGAAGATAGGGAAATTACTGAATATGGTTAGGTTATAGGCTCTGCTCCGAATGTATTGCGTAGCAATACATTCGGAGCAGAGCCTAATTATAATAAACTTTAATAATAACACAGAAAACATACTCACTATGGACTCATCAAAAATGCAATCAATTATTGGAGAGCGAATTAAGCAGAGTATTGCTGTCAAACAAGCAGTTTTAGATAAACTTGTTCCTCAGATTGAGCAGCTTACAACGAAAGTTATAGAGAGTTATAAAAAAGGTGGCAAATTAATTTTATTTGGCAATGGCGGCAGTGCATCAGATGCTCAGCACATTGTTGCAGAACTTGTCAATAAGCAATATTTTGACCGGCCAATGCTGGATGCGATAGCATTAAATGTTAATACTTCAGTTATCACTGCCATTGGCAATGACAGCAGTTATGATTATGTTTTTTCCCGGCAGATCGAATCATTAGTGAAACCAAATGATGTACTGATCGCAATTACTACTTCAGGTAATTCCATTAATATTATTAACGCTGTCAAAAAAGCATGCGAGAAAGGGATTTACACCGTGTTGTGGACAGGATTAACTGGTGGAAAGCTTGTTGCAGAGCATAAAGATAAACTAAATCTGATTATTAATGTTCCCTCTCAAGACACTGCTCGTATACAGGAAAGCCATATTATGGTTGGTCATATCATGTGCGAATTAATTGAAAAAGAATTGTTTAAAGAATATATCGGTAGTGACTATAAGGTCACTTGAGGGTACTATTATGTCTAATACAGTTTACTTAACAGCGAGTACTAATGCGATTGATGCTTTTCTTTACCGAAAAAGCGATGGTATTGAAGCTAAAATCAGCAGAGGTGGAATTGACCGTAGGAATGTTGTTGTTATTGGTGATGGTGATAATGACTTAGATATGTTTGTCATACCTCAAGTTTTTTCACGT
This genomic interval from Candidatus Woesearchaeota archaeon contains the following:
- a CDS encoding polyprenol monophosphomannose synthase, producing the protein MPKKQLKKENCTVSVVVPTYNERKNIVLLVDELSQIYNKHLYAYCKFEIIIVDDNSPDGTGKVIDDLAKKYQGKKYRVIALHRQGKLGLGTAVVAGFKQAKGSIVGVMDADLSHPPEIIPNMIEPILKGKAELTVGSRYVQGGGVEVWPWHRKLMSRIATLLASPLTKIHDPMSGLFFIKKDLLKGIDLGTEGYKIGLEIFVKTNYKTFEEVPYLFRNREFGQSKLNTKENMRYLQELGRLYWYKRLR
- a CDS encoding SIS domain-containing protein, with the translated sequence MQSIIGERIKQSIAVKQAVLDKLVPQIEQLTTKVIESYKKGGKLILFGNGGSASDAQHIVAELVNKQYFDRPMLDAIALNVNTSVITAIGNDSSYDYVFSRQIESLVKPNDVLIAITTSGNSINIINAVKKACEKGIYTVLWTGLTGGKLVAEHKDKLNLIINVPSQDTARIQESHIMVGHIMCELIEKELFKEYIGSDYKVT
- a CDS encoding radical SAM protein, which translates into the protein MMSVTLGKKNIAVETVRRLLYLVPELPSYVQIEITNDCNLSCKMCPREVLNVKFVSMPLEKYKLYIDKIAAVGVEQISLTGWGEPLVHPHLIECLSYAKSKGLITKFTTNGVLIRKDVVEPIIATGVDEITFSIDSINMDPKNDWAHLNKVALKRIEDFIRLRKEKNQQNPKIILQTMLQKNHSEDIFDVIKWAGKTGCDAVNLGRLNLSFDPNLDRPNLEEEKFILDKAESLGTEYNIQVDCVQGGMFSGIARFAYKKLKKYLHRGGKTCLKTYDYCYINVHGKVTPCCLLPNTEMGDLNTGELHDIWNNDAFKSFREHETAFCGSCDVMRVDMLEQKKEQQNAQKAVEEGKLYGIRRSSHV
- a CDS encoding glycosyltransferase — encoded protein: MATTVKKTKDIISTKRKQQTVFSARTLVMLPTYNERENIENIVPQILAQNEHLGIVIVDDSSPDGTGQLADDLAKKHTGRIFVIHRKKRGRGSAGIDGFKFCLKQDVDCIIEMDADFSHDPKDIPRMLEAIKNCDIVVGSRNVPGGKQLRCTMFHRFISSVANIYNRILLGLPVKDNTGGFKCYRRSALQKINLNYLISKEYSIGAELLFRARQRKLRIKEIPIVFRNRVYGESKGTWAVIVNYPLTILKLRFISFVDKVREHVHYTRYGIVYNLIKESKEHNHPVLLDIGCGRPCDSMEDGSFVKFITKKGFHAQGLDIRTDMTIDFPFNQGSIYQMPFKDNHFDVIVAMEIFEHIDEPEKAISEVKRCLKKNGIFIMSSPTDSWFQKTFWWFWERTFGGQWHETHVHVMTPQKWVQLFKKYFTIKRFIHYWRGMAFIIKMINSRK
- a CDS encoding GHMP kinase; translated protein: MSNIFTKIIRSRAPVRLSFGGGGTDLSPYTEEKGGAVISTTINKYVYGTLIPKQDKSIKIISTDYKKTYTFADINNIEYNGDLDLIKAVIKLMKPDFGFELFLRSDVPPNTGLGSSGSVAVAMIGLFNHLRTKDKLNSYEIAELAFKVENEEIKNKGGRQDQYAAAFGGFNFIEFKGNNFVRVSPVKIPHHSLLELEKHIVLAFVGKRLASGGMQELLMKEQQSHLKEEKQRHLDAIKQAAYDMYHALMSGKLDEFGRLLAKGWEEKKLLTPQATNSHIDELYDVGIKHGALGAKITGAGSGGCMMFYCKSNTEQIVANKLEEAGAKVVDFSFETSGLQTWELNREDREITEYG
- a CDS encoding glycosyltransferase family 39 protein; this translates as MDVKKNMKEWFAIDKHTLLFILILLLFIGSNAYFLNNQFAYNERKHAQVALDVFSEDKTHINYFYESSASPHTSFIPIAFIKGIFKNDLVVASRTYIFTISILFLMIVVLFVSKILNPKTALLAMLLLAVHPMFMVYGKYVVADVPFVFFATLALVLFYLGREQQKDKLVWKYDIFGVLCLGIAFLIKYNAIILYPIIGIYLFILLKCTWSDIRTWNREKLYPLIKISLFYGLISVAMVLPMIIWIKTKYGSLIPAKWHDSLFYEAWKYSIPQFSSYLLWLGLFAGVVSLFLLVDLYHRIVKLSFFKSEKNKKNLIIAFIGLLVLHSVLFYVVHTQLNPLGIRGEMNLGWLEKYIPVTYLTIGFYFILLLGELLFINFLMIIVHEKNNFNRFLSLWIVVSMVVMSFTRPANRYMMIIFFPLVTYTAQVVNRYYQKKYNAIINKKVVITLVVLHVIIFLALGVLSNIYLRKLGIEMLPKVTVSLDALS